One genomic region from Balaenoptera musculus isolate JJ_BM4_2016_0621 chromosome X, mBalMus1.pri.v3, whole genome shotgun sequence encodes:
- the LOC118888864 gene encoding cytochrome b-c1 complex subunit 7-like codes for MVSRPAVAASSKWLEGIRKWCYNAAGFNKLGLMRDDTVYENDDVKEAIRRLPENLYNDRVFRIKRALDLTMRQQILPKEQWTKYEEDKFYLEPYLKEVIQERKEREEWAKK; via the coding sequence ATGGTGAGTAGGCCTGCCGTTGCAGCGTCAAGCAAGTGGCTGGAGGGTATTCGAAAATGGTGTTACAATGCTGCTGGGTTCAATAAACTGGGCTTAATGCGAGATGATACAGTATATGAGAATGACGATGTAAAAGAAGCCATAAGAAGGCTTCCTGAGAACCTTTATAATGACAGGGTGTTTCGCATTAAGAGAGCACTGGACCTGACCATGAGGCAGCAGATCTTGCCTAAAGAGCAGTGGACAAAATATGAGGAGGATAAATTCTACCTTGAACCATATCTGAAAGAGGTtattcaggaaagaaaagagagagaagaatgggcAAAGAAATAA